Proteins encoded together in one Papaver somniferum cultivar HN1 unplaced genomic scaffold, ASM357369v1 unplaced-scaffold_117, whole genome shotgun sequence window:
- the LOC113330175 gene encoding uncharacterized protein LOC113330175: MRKSQNMYGRHKLEAAIEQLNVDVAGKVALDAGLSTGGFTDCLLQYGASFVYGVDVGYGQVAEKVRRDERVSVIERTNLRYLTELPQKVKVDLVTLDLSFISILLVMPAIVKLMKDEATLVTLVKPQFEARRSQVGGGGIVRDPLVHKEVLDRITKGIESFGFCSKGWIESPLKGAEGNTEFLVCFHRTTAIKKMAEAEQPSAANLEFDPNL; encoded by the exons ATGCGGAAATCCCAAAATATGTAT GGGAGGCACAAGTTAGAAGCAGCAATTGAACAGCTAAATGTTGATGTTGCCGGAAAAGTAGCTCTAGATGCAGGGTTGTCAACTGGGGGATTCACTGATTGCTTGCTCCAGTATGGAGCGTCATTTGTTTATGGAGTTGATGTAGGATATGGACAG GTGGCAGAAAAAGTACGTCGAGATGAACGTGTCTCTGTTATAGAGAGAACAAATTTGAGATATCTTACTGAACTCCCACAAAAAGTGAAGGTGGACTTGGTAACTTTGGACCTCTCGTTCATCTCCATCCTCCTG GTGATGCCTGCTATAGTCAAACTCATGAAAGATGAAGCAACATTAGTTACCCTGGTTAAGCCTCAATTTGAGGCTCGAAGATCCCAG GTCGGAGGAGGTGGTATAGTGAGAGATCCCCTAGTCCATAAAGAG GTTCTTGATCGGATTACCAAAGGCATTGAAAGTTTTGGGTTCTGCAGCAAAGGGTGGATTGAGTCTCCTCTTAAGGGTGCTGAGGGTAACACTGAATTCTTGGTTTGCTTTCACAGAACAACAGCTATTAAGAAGATGGCAGAGGCAGAACAACCATCAGCTGCAAACCTTGAATTTGATCCAAACCTGTAA